A region from the Chrysoperla carnea chromosome 4, inChrCarn1.1, whole genome shotgun sequence genome encodes:
- the LOC123298766 gene encoding RNA-binding protein 33, translating into MRVENHCMIDNSALYIQFATKITATLLIVTISYADTNVKKNVEPDPNRGKRNVDYTVTHNPNGGGSSFRLERRTSSNRPAAPPQQAQRRISSQYGNQRTYNSLTRRHRPNTIPPYAVQMEPLVQYSQRDPLFDGQKPLRKDIESHFVNDNKISAKSDNFASETHFPYGPPEPAHHHVEPPEPIIEIIIKESNISLPPPPTLPPQPRKKESVQVFYVKYKKDPYGGKDAVIYDTPIPAVTPATNLHSEEEVEHPPPQEHYPDSYEPQPAPPPSTTLRTIIKPDSETYHTDSNVHVTFGTEDHYHHEKSDHEGKHEESAPKPSLVFPDSPNLKNQHSLQQLQPQASTQVQKRHPAANQQSQFNGNSFQSDFSSFNNNQPPQPPQQPQQPYYRPFPQAQYSTIQLGPVPGPPSFPRPQGPFHTPSFPPNQKYFPRPPFYNKQPLPPQFLNNPSNPPFYQGLPHVQQRQPFNQGPSQQPPQPTPASFNSFPQKTEPPQVYKTIRLEEPIRQPTYQTIKQNTPPQEIRHEANINSHINHNRNPITPTNPTLNQQNYHEQRLQFPPKQQQSFPPQQNPQQSFQYFNQHLNKIPNDNSLSSPFNYFNQQQERNKNQQQSTFLQPNQHIPQSQQPQSGNILPQGSVLPPGGELLKSIPKFEQHLSVAVPNTPTPTFKHPNFPQENPEHRQAPNHNYNPNPTQTINQLSHQQNQQNFNQQSKHQQQNHQSFDHQQNHPNFNQQQNRQNFDQQQSNQNFDQQQNQQNFNQQQQTAGDIIQYFKSTELDYRQKAESSENRPSSTTTTTTTTTTTEQPINFNLPDEVPDELRQQLLSSGILKNADISVLDYDKIGDIPIEALPPDQLANFYGAAKEQGISASEPIRSVVTTNDFESSELSEVLSPQAISMKVVHYDDKSLDDVSIPDKYVQDNATELSPVVLNDKKYTRYLPLKVSGAQFPIPDVDELRGKSITSVVVLAPIDYDFSPNDHVDRIEREIQSDSRVNVSMALQELIKNPTTENFKFWLQSEGQISNDKQAVVLLEIFMYDILTKSVSRLDGELSTAFVEAAESNVNSSPDLNQDLMEMKDVPNNSFTMEDNNENLARSSSSQTRTNHQHHHRPNMYL; encoded by the exons aTAACTGCAACATTGTTAATTGTCACTATATCATATGCAGACaccaatgtaaaaaaaaatgtggaacCTGATCCGAATCGGGGCAAACGAAATGTAGATTACACAGTAACTCATAATCCAAATGGTGGTGGATCGAGTTTTCGATTAGAGCGTAGAACTTCGTCTAATCGACCAGCTGCACCGCCACAACAAGCTCAAAGACGAATATCATCTCAATATGGAAATCAACGGACATACAACTCCTTGACACGTAGGCATAGACCCAACACAATACCACCGTATGCAGTGCAAATGGAACCTTTAGTTCAGTACTCTCAACGAGATCCTTTATTTGATGGTCAAAAACCTTTGAGAAAAGACATTGAAAGTCATTttgttaatgataataaaatatcggcaaaaagtGATAATTTTGCATCTGAAACTCATTTCCCA TATGGACCACCAGAACCAGCACATCATCATGTCGAACCACCAGAaccaattattgaaattattattaaagaatcgAATATTAGTCTACCACCTCCTCCAACTCTTCCACCGCAACCTCGTAAAAAAGAATCCGTACAagtgttttatgtaaaatacaaaaaggaTCCTTATGGTGGTAAAGATGCTGTAATTTACGACACACCGATTCCAGCAGTCACACCTGCAACAAATCTACACAGTGAAGAAGAAGTAGAGCATCCTCCTCCTCAAGAACATTATCCAGATTCCTATGAACCACAACCAGCTCCTCCACCTTCAACAACATTACGAACTATTATCAAACCTGACTCAGAAACATATCATACAGATAGTAATGTTCACGTTACGTTCGGAACTGAAGACCATTATCATCATGAAAAAAGTGATCATGAAGGAAAACATGAAGAATCTGCACCAAAACCATCATTAGTATTCCCAGATTCaccgaatttaaaaaatcaacattcaCTTCAACAATTGCAACCACAAGCAAGCACACAAGTGCAAAAACGTCATCCAGCAGCAAATCAACAATCACAATTTAATGGCAATAGTTTCCAAAGcgatttttcttcatttaacAACAATCAACCTCCTCAACCCCCTCAACAACCTCAACAACCTTACTATCGTCCTTTCCCACAAGCCCAATACTCAACAATACAATTAGGTCCAGTACCAGGGCCACCTTCTTTTCCAAGACCTCAAGGGCCATTCCATACTCCCTCATTCCCGCCAAACCAAAAGTATTTCCCTAGACctccattttataataaacaaccATTACCcccacaatttttaaataatccatcAAATCCGCCTTTTTACCAAGGACTACCTCATGTACAACAGCGTCAGCCATTTAATCAAGGCCCATCACAACAACCACCACAACCAACTCCAGCAAGTTTCAATTCCTTTCCACAAAAAACGGAGCCCCCTcaagtttataaaacaattcGATTGGAGGAGCCAATTCGACAACCTACTtatcaaacaataaaacaaaatacaccTCCACAAGAAATCAGACATGAAGCAAACATCAATAGTCATATAAACCATAATCGTAATCCAATTACCCCTACAAATCCTACGTTAAACCAACAAAATTATCATGAACAAAGGCTACAATTTCCACCCAAACAACAACAATCATTTCCTCCACAGCAAAATCCACAACAATCGTTCCAATACTTTAAtcaacatttgaataaaataccaAATGACAATAGTTTGTCGTCacctttcaattattttaatcaacaacAAGAACGTAATAAAAATCAACAACAGTCAACTTTCCTTCAACCCAATCAACATATTCCACAATCTCAACAACCGCAATCAGGTAACATTTTACCACAAGGCAGTGTTTTACCACCGGGTGGTGAATTATTGAAATCAATTCCAAAATTCGAGCAACATTTATCAGTAGCAGTTCCTAATACACCAACTCCCACTTTTAAACATCCAAATTTCCCACAAGAGAATCCAGAACATCGCCAAGCTCCAAATCATAACTACAATCCAAATCCAACACAAACAATAAATCAATTATCACATcaacaaaatcaacaaaattttaatcaacaatCAAAACATCAACAGCAAAATCATCAAAGCTTTGATCATCAGCAAAATCATCCAAACTTTAATCAACAACAAAATCGTCAAAACTTTGATCAACAACAaagtaatcaaaattttgaccaacaacaaaatcaacaaaatttcaatcaacAGCAACAAACCGCTGGAGAtatcatacaatattttaagaGTACAGAATTAGATTATCGTCAAAAAGCCGAATCTAGTGAAAATAGGCCATCAAGTACGACCACGACGACTACTACAACTACGACCACAGAACAGCCAATTAACTTCAATTTACCTGATGAAGTGCCTGATGAGTTGAGACAGCAACTATTATCATCTGGTATCCTAAAGAATGCTGATATCTCTGTATTAGACTACGATAAAATTGGAGATATCCCAATTGAAGCATTGCCTCCAGATCAATTAGCTAACTTCTATGGTGCCGCAAAAGAACAAGGTATATCAGCTAGTGAACCAATAAGATCTGTTGTAACTACAAATG ATTTTGAAAGTTCTGAATTATCAGAAGTTCTATCTCCTCAAGCGATTAGCATGAAAGTAGTGCATTATGATGATAAATCCTTAGATGATGTATCCATACCGGATAAATATGTACAAGATAACGCAACGGAATTATCACCAGTAGTTCTAAATGATAAAAAGTATACACGATACTTACCATTAAAAGTTAGCGGAGCACAATTCCCGATACCAGATGTTGATGAATTACGTGGTAAAAGTATTACAAGTGTAGTTGTTCTGGCTCCAATTGACTATGACTTTTCTCCAAACGATCATGTGGATAGAATTGAAAGAGAAATACAATCTGATTCAAGAGTAAATGTTAGCATGGCATTgcaagaattaataaaaaatcctacaacagaaaattttaagttcTGGTTACAGTCTGAGGGACAAATTTCCAATGATAAACAAGCAGTAGTTCTATTA gaaatattcatgtatgacattttaacaaaatctgTAAGCCGCTTAGATGGTGAATTATCAACAGCATTTGTTGAAGCCGCTGAAAGTAATGTTAATAGTAGTCCTGATTTAAATCAAGATTTAATGGAAATGAAGGATGTACCAAACAATTCATTCACAATGGaagataataatgaaaatttagctAGATCTTCTTCATCTCAAACGAGGACTAATCATCAACATCATCATCGACCCAATATGTACCTGTAA
- the LOC123298767 gene encoding potassium/sodium hyperpolarization-activated cyclic nucleotide-gated channel 1-like, with amino-acid sequence MNQLQEYMRNKEFPMYLQDRLILYYEYRYQKKYFRRMQQEIARYSSYQLIKSIKILSGLSEQVIDKIVDSVRPEVYLPGDILMKAGNTAECMYFLVHGTVATYTINGKEVCHYEDGDYFGIVAVMLPERKRMSTAVALEISKLFRFDKKLFNICFPVNSEIYETLLHNALVRLKQILTAEEKQRLYIIESANKQ; translated from the exons atgaatcaattacAAGAGTACATGCGAAATAAAGAATTTCCTATGTACTTACAAGACCGGCTTATATTGTATTATGAAtatcgataccaaaaaaaatatttcc GTCGTATGCAACAAGAAATTGCACGCTATTCAAGCTATCAATtgattaaaagtataaaaattcttaGTGGATTATCAGAACAAGTCATTGATAAAATTGTTGATAGTGTTCGGCCTGAAGTATATTTACCTGGAGATATATTAATGAAAGCCGGCAATACAGctgaatgtatgtattttttggtACATGGAACAGTGGCTACTTACACAATTAATGGAAAAGAg gtgtGCCATTATGAAGATGGTGATTATTTTGGAATAGTTGCTGTAATGTTACCAGAACGTAAACGAATGTCGACGGCTGTTGCACTTGAAATTAGTAAACTATTTCGcttcgataaaaaattatttaatatttgttttccaGTAAATTCAGAAATATATGAAACTCTGTTGCACAATGCTTTAGTACGATTAAAGCAAATACTAACTGCAGAGGAAAAACAACGTTTGTACATAATTGAATCTgcaaataaacaataa
- the LOC123299239 gene encoding tropomyosin-2 isoform X2 — MDAIKKKMQAMKLEKDNAADKADTCEGQAKDANLRADKINEEVRDLQKKLIQIEVDLTTTKNNLEKANKELEDKDKALTNAESEVASLNRKVQLIEEDLERSEERLGTATTKLTEASQAADESTRMCKVLENRSQQDEERMDQLTNQLKEARLLAEDADGKSDEVSRKLAFVEDELEVAEDRVKGGDAKIMELEEELKVVGNSLKSLEVSEEKANQRVEEFKRQLKTITVKLKEAEARAEFAEKTVKKLQNEVDRLEDELFHEKEKYKAICDDLDSTFAELTGY; from the exons ATGGATgccattaaaaagaaaatgcagGCGATGAAGTTGGAGAAGGATAATGCAGCAGATAAAGCTGATACCTGTGAAGGACAGGCAAAGGACGCCAACCTCCGTGCCGACAAAATTAATGAAGAAGTCCGTGATTTGCAAAAGAAGTTAATTCAAATTGAAGTTGACCTTACCACCACCAAAAACAACTTAGAAAAGGCCAACAAGGAACTCGAAGACAAAGACAAAGCTCTCACTAAT GCCGAATCTGAAGTAGCTTCACTTAACCGTAAAGTCCAACTTATTGAAGAAGATCTTGAACGCTCAGAAGAACGTTTAGGAACCGCAACCACCAAACTTACAGAAGCTTCCCAAGCCGCTGATGAAAGCACACG TATGTGCAAAGTATTGGAAAATCGTTCCCAACAAGATGAAGAACGTATGGACCAATTAACCAACCAATTAAAAGAAGCCCGTCTCTTGGCTGAAGATGCTGACGGAAAATCTGATGAAGTTTCACGTAAGTTGGCCTTCGTTGAAGATGAACTTGAAGTAGCTGAAGATCGTGTAAAGGGTGGTGATGCCAAGATCATGGAGTTGGAAGAAGAATTGAAAGTAGTCGGAAACTCATTGAAATCATTGGAAGTTTCTGAAGAAAAAGCCAACCAACGAGTAGAAGAATTCAAGAgacaattaaaaacaatcacTGTTAAACTAAAGGAAGCTGAAGCTCGCGCTGAATTCGCAGAAAAGACTGTCaagaaattacaaaatgaaGTTGACAGACTTGAAG acGAACTATTCCAcgagaaagaaaaatataaggCTATTTGTGATGATTTGGATTCAACATTTGCCGAACTTACTGGCTACTAA
- the LOC123299239 gene encoding tropomyosin-1 isoform X1, with translation MDAIKKKMQAMKLEKDNAADKADTCEGQAKDANLRADKINEEVRDLQKKLIQIEVDLTTTKNNLEKANKELEDKDKALTNAESEVASLNRKVQLIEEDLERSEERLGTATTKLTEASQAADESTRMCKVLENRSQQDEERMDQLTNQLKEARLLAEDADGKSDEVSRKLAFVEDELEVAEDRVKGGDAKIMELEEELKVVGNSLKSLEVSEEKANQRVEEFKRQLKTITVKLKEAEARAEFAEKTVKKLQNEVDRLEDELGLNKDRYKSLADEMDSTFAELAGY, from the exons ATGGATgccattaaaaagaaaatgcagGCGATGAAGTTGGAGAAGGATAATGCAGCAGATAAAGCTGATACCTGTGAAGGACAGGCAAAGGACGCCAACCTCCGTGCCGACAAAATTAATGAAGAAGTCCGTGATTTGCAAAAGAAGTTAATTCAAATTGAAGTTGACCTTACCACCACCAAAAACAACTTAGAAAAGGCCAACAAGGAACTCGAAGACAAAGACAAAGCTCTCACTAAT GCCGAATCTGAAGTAGCTTCACTTAACCGTAAAGTCCAACTTATTGAAGAAGATCTTGAACGCTCAGAAGAACGTTTAGGAACCGCAACCACCAAACTTACAGAAGCTTCCCAAGCCGCTGATGAAAGCACACG TATGTGCAAAGTATTGGAAAATCGTTCCCAACAAGATGAAGAACGTATGGACCAATTAACCAACCAATTAAAAGAAGCCCGTCTCTTGGCTGAAGATGCTGACGGAAAATCTGATGAAGTTTCACGTAAGTTGGCCTTCGTTGAAGATGAACTTGAAGTAGCTGAAGATCGTGTAAAGGGTGGTGATGCCAAGATCATGGAGTTGGAAGAAGAATTGAAAGTAGTCGGAAACTCATTGAAATCATTGGAAGTTTCTGAAGAAAAAGCCAACCAACGAGTAGAAGAATTCAAGAgacaattaaaaacaatcacTGTTAAACTAAAGGAAGCTGAAGCTCGCGCTGAATTCGCAGAAAAGACTGTCaagaaattacaaaatgaaGTTGACAGACTTGAAG ATGAATTGGGTCTTAACAAAGACAGATACAAGAGTCTTGCCGATGAAATGGATTCCACATTCGCTGAATTGGCTggttattaa
- the LOC123298071 gene encoding serine protease snake-like translates to MIKFNNVNLCVLLFYLLVFQCQQHFGGRPGSHTNGISAKMCSIYGESVYVLTKPVFNILGAVPQKISQCGVKNRPLVYGGMDAHGREFPHMALIGYDEEDKWGCGGSLISDAWVLSAAHCAYSLNGKKAKYVRLGELDYAIDNDDADPQDFHIIQIEIHPEYEISSSPVPVYNDIALFKLNKKATFTAYVRPACLWTKYDIYKSKAIATGWGHTSEYPSRSTTRLQQATLSLIPHSECDLGRLTGYTARRLYKGIIDEIHICAGAGKNDVDLKDTCTGDSGGPLQIISETVNCMYDIIGITSFGKPCGKSRVPGVYTRVSSYIPWIESIVWQ, encoded by the exons atgataaaattcaataatgttAATCTCTGTGTTCTGCTATTTTACCTACTTGTATTCCAATGTCAACAGCATTTTGGAg GTCGACCAGGTTCTCACACAAATGGAATAAGTGCCAAAA tgtGCTCAATTTACGGAGAATCGGTGTATGTTCTAACCAAGCCTGTCTTTAATATTCTCGGAGCTGTACCACAAAAGATTTCACAGTGTGGAGTGAAGAATCGTCCCTTAGTTTACGGGGGTATGGACGCTCACGGAAGGGAATTCCCCCATATG gCTTTGATTGGTTATGATGAAGAAGATAAGTGGGGTTGTGGTGGTTCATTAATCTCCGACGCATGGGTTTTGTCTGCAGCTCATTGTGCTTATTCGCTCAA TGGTAAAAAAGCCAAATATGTTCGACTGGGTGAATTAGATTATGCAATTGATAACGATGATGCTGATCCTCAAGATTTCCAcattattcaaattgaaatacatCCTGAATACGAAATTTCAAGTTCTCCCGTTCCGGTTTATAACGACATAGCGTTAttcaaacttaataaaaaagctACATTTACTGCTTATGTACGTCCAGCATGTTTATGGAcgaaatatgatatttataagtCCAAAGCTATAGCAACGGGATGGGGTCACACAAGCGAATACCCAAGTAGATCAACAACACGCTTGCAACAAGCAACATTAAGTTTAATACCTCATTCAGAATGTGATCTAGGTAGACTTACAGGGTATACAGCGAGACGTTTATATAAAGGAATTATTGACGAAATACACATTTGTGCTGGTGCTGGTAAAAATGACGTGGACCTGAAGGATACATGCACg ggTGATTCAGGAGGTCCTCTACAAATAATTTCTGAGACCGTCAATTGTATGTATGATATAATTGGTATTACATCGTTTGGGAAACCTTGTGGAAAGAGTCGAGTTCCAGGAGTGTATACAAGAGTTTCAAGTTATATTCCATGGATAGAAAGTATTGTATGGCAATAA